The window CCGTTCTAGGAGCTAGGTGCTTTATTTCAACTACATTTTACATCTACAAATTACAAGCAATGACTTTCACAGTCTGATGTAGAGGGATTTTGTGTTGTTAGGATTCTGGTGCTGCAATTCAAGCTCTAGTGTCTCTACTCTGCTGGGTTTACAAAGCTGCTGAGGTGCTAGTTCTTGAGTAAGCCCATCAATCACTTTACTTTATGTTCTTGGATGAACCCATTTAGCTCTTCTGTAGTTATTTTGGTTAGTTATTCATTTCCTAGTTTTATTGAAAATTTTGGTTCAGTTGAGTACCATTGACATGGTTCTTTATAGATTTGAAGATTATGGTTTTTAATTTAGGGTTCATTTCACCAAAAAATTGTCATATGTTGTAATAATCTTGTTTCATGTTCTTGATCATTTTTTCCCATATAGGTGTGTAAAGTGTATTACGAAGGCAAAAGTATCATGGAATTCCTTGCAAGTTCTCGAGAAAGAGTGATAGATAGGTTCACGAACCTTCCTAATGATGTTGCATGTCATATTCTATCTTTTGTCAGTTTTAGAGACAGTGCTCGTGTGGGATGCCTGTCCAGAAGGTGTAAAGAGTTGTATCTAGGCGTTCGGAACTTGGATTTTGATTCGGCCCATGCAAATTACGCGTGGGATAGGTTTAGGTTGTTGAATTGTTTGGATAGGTTCATGCTTCAACGTGGGGAGAAGGACATAAACAAGTTTCGTATTCATTGGATCTTTGACAGAGAAAACAATGATGAGTATTTTCGAATAATGTCATGGATCAGTTATGCAGTGAAGTGCAATGTTGGAAGTCTTATTATTGAGCTCAGTATGTTTGGGGAGATGACATTAGAATTGCCGTCTTGCATCTTTCATTGCAAGTCTCTGAGGCATCTAATTGTGGATGTATTAAACAGAGGAGGGAAGGTTCTTAAGATGCCTTCCTTGGCTTGTTATAGTAATCTCCAATCCTTAAAACTGAAAAATGTTACTATTCAGGAAGAGTTTGGTAAATGGATCTCGGAGTGTTGCAAAAGCATAAAGGAATTATCACTTGAACAGGTATTCAAGACAGAAAGGATCAGCATCGAAAGCCTATCTCTGGAATCATTCAGTATTGCGTGTAATTATCTTGTGTGTTCTAAAGATCTCCTTAAGCTCTCTGTCCTTAACATCTCAGGTGAAAAATTGGCAAAGATATCTATAGTGTGGCAAGCACCTGGTGGCATAGATTATCTTCAGATTTTTTCCCCTAACGTTAAAGATTTGACATTGATCGGGATTTTCAGAAATTACATTTCGTTAGGGACCTTAATGTGCTTAGAAAAGTCAATAATTAGTCCAGTAGGCATATATGATTCTAACAAGGCGCTTGAGGTTCTTTGCAGTGTAAGCAGAGCTAAAGTTCTCAATCTGATGGGAGACATCATTAAGGTAATAATACACCACTCCTTAGATGCATTTCTCTATGTGGCCACAGCATGTTGACAGTAATTTATCCATGTTTCTTATATTAAGCAATTTGCTTTTGCAGTAATGGTGGACTTGCTATCATAGAAGTCTCTATTAGTGCTGCAAGTTTAATTTGTATATATTATACTAAAAAGACATTTAGTTGAAAACTCGATAAACTGTAAGTTACAAGTTACAACTTAACAATGCTGATAGTCACAGATTTTGCAATGGATCTACATTGACACCCATGATAGTGATTTAGCTGTAGAACAGTCAATTGCTATGCATGTGTATTATGAAGACATAGTAGATCACGTAACTGTTT of the Fragaria vesca subsp. vesca linkage group LG6, FraVesHawaii_1.0, whole genome shotgun sequence genome contains:
- the LOC101294863 gene encoding uncharacterized protein LOC101294863 codes for the protein MLQRGEKDINKFRIHWIFDRENNDEYFRIMSWISYAVKCNVGSLIIELSMFGEMTLELPSCIFHCKSLRHLIVDVLNRGGKVLKMPSLACYSNLQSLKLKNVTIQEEFGKWISECCKSIKELSLEQVFKTERISIESLSLESFSIACNYLVCSKDLLKLSVLNISGEKLAKISIVWQAPGGIDYLQIFSPNVKDLTLIGIFRNYISLGTLMCLEKSIISPVGIYDSNKALEVLCSVSRAKVLNLMGDIIKVVFRDGCRTPPLDNVCCFSVLSVFSSLSDDLVPPMATLLKTMPNLIDLQLSSAVISVNSRTSSSGFNISYWKSLNLAFVDRLQNATLSILNGNNEVEFAAYLLENATNLKKMVIYHSGQHSAIRWLQNKSVCSSTANVFFMELVKRN